The window taatttattataacttTTGAAGAATTAAGATATAGGTGGTAAACAAGTATAAAGGTATTGAGAAAACTAATCTTAACCTATATTTACCAAAATTCTTAATCCCCATTGTAAGATATTAGCTATAAACTCCACCATATGACAAAATGTTAGTAACATAGGTTATGGGTTGAACTCCACTGTCtagaaatttcattattttacaaaCTTGTTCTAGTTAGTAATTCACTTACTTAACACCACCTCCTTATTTGTTTTAAGAAGTTTATGAAGTTATATATGGTTACCCAACTAAGTTACTTTCAATACTTCCTCTCAgaattataatactttttttaagaATGACTGGATTATTCAATAATAGGTAAtgcaaaatagtattttaatacACCTGAACAATTcctctaatgacatttttttaatttcagcttcAGAAGTTCTGAGATCAGCAGGACTACCATCTCACGCTTCTTCAATTTCCCAGCATTCTAAGGGCAGTAAATCGCAAGACTGGCTGATGCATCAGGGCCCACCGGACACTGCAGAAATCATAAAAGCATTACCTCAGAAATACAGAAGGAAACTTGTGTCTCAAGAAGAAATGGAATTTATCCAGGTATGTTATTGGTCTTTATCACAATATTGTGCAAAACGCCTTAACGTTTTTTGGCTTTTGCAGTTTCGTATACTCATTTACATGCCTTTCCCCTTGCCTTGTTGCATGTGTCCATAACTAAGACACAAATAGTTAGGTCAGACTATGAGAGAAAAACCATGTTCAAGACCTCAGTTGTGTGCATTAAGAGATGCATGTGTAGAGGTCTGATGTAGAAACAATAGATATAACCACATGAAAAAAAGCTCTTTAGGGTTCTCAAAAATTTTTCAGAGTGTAAAGGGCTTCTGAGACCATGAAATTTaaggaccactggtctaggtcaACCTTCAGCCCcttccaaatctgaaattattTATAACATTTCTGTGAGTGCTCAAAAGCAATGGAAAAAtctgaaattgttttttaaaaactaaagatcATTTGCTTAAAGTAGTGTCTATTTGTTTAACGGCCATGAAAAGATTTCTCCTAatcttactgttttatttttgccttttcagCGTGGAGGTCCAGAATAATCACTGGCACTGCGGCTGCTGTTTGTTCTCAGACAAAAGAGTAGTCTTTACAGTAAAGGACTTCCAAATGACAACTGAGAAATTGTACATTAAACAACTTTAATAAAtattctgtaaaaaaagaaatatagaaaatttagaTGGACGCTTGTATCTCCTAATTTATGTATCTTGGTCAGCTTCTCCACAAGCTTACCTAATTGTTTATATACTTTATACTTATTAaagtacacatttttaaatgttagcctATTAATTTACTCTTGATTATCAAGTATTAACAGTGTTGAATTATTAAAAGCACACAATGGCTAGTAAACCACTATAGGTTTCCCataatttcacttttctttcagtttctttttagaCATGAATTTATAATGCAGAATTGCTGCTTTTTGGAAGTGATTTTCCTGAAATTTGGAGGAGGATCAGTGAAATAATGACTCCATTACTTGTTCTTAATtctctctaaaattttttattcataaagTTACTGGCCTATAACTGGCTTAATAAGCACATCCTactctaaaaagtaaaaatatacaaaggTGAAACCAGTAACTGTGGTATTAAGACTGGAGAGTTAACACAAAAGATTATTTGTAacctattttcagaaaaaaaaagtcaataaaaaatcagatcagcctgaccaggcagtggcgcagtggatagagcgttggactgggatgcggaggacccaggttcgagaccccgaggtcaccagcttgagtgcgggcttatcaggtttgagcaaggctcaccagcttgagcccagggtcgctggcttgagcaaggtgtctctcggtctgctgtagccccccatcaaggcacataggagaaatcaatgaacaactaaggaactgcaacaaagaattgatgcttctcatctctctcccttcctgtctgtctatccctatctgtccctctctctgactctgtctctgccacacacacacacgaaataaataaataaaatcagatcaAAATTAATATAGCACAGGTATAAATGTTGGACTAGAAATCGCAATTTCTTATGTCTACGGGTGTCGAGAAAGTCGTGTTCCTtggtttattttactgttttgatTGTGATAATGTATGCAAATCCTGGTAACCATTAACTTTCTCAAACTTTATATCTGAAAGCTTCATAAAATCAACCTAAATATTTACCTTGTTAAGGCAACTTATGAAACTTTAAAAGGGTCTTCCTGTGTGAAGGATATATATCATTGTGAAAGTAAAACCTCACAAAGCTAAATAAATTCTCTTACATACCTTTAATGATTTCTAGAATATGCTTTAAAGAGGTCAACCCGAATAGTAATGATAGCTTTGAGTATTGTCCAGTTGCCTATGGgttaatgtttactttttttactaTTCCAGATATGATCTGATTCTCTTATAAATTGTGTTGTGGCCTAGTATAAATATTGCCCAATTAGAATTTGAGGCAGGGGTTTGGTGTTAGCAATAAGCTGTACTGGTGATGTATGAAGAATACATGATTCATGGGTTCTGTTattatttaaagcttttttttggaaaatttctttaaaactagTGCTATTTTCTCCTTAGCTTTTGCATTTCAGTAAAGGGAAGCCTgggacaattttcttttttctttttttttactttcataaacAGTGGGTTCAGGTAATTAAGAGTGGCTTAAATAATACTGTGGGCCAGCAGTTAGAAATCCTAATATTGGAACTGAGAGCCACTTTACTTTAGCTGCTACCATGAaagtcaaaatgaaaaaatatatcactagcctgaccaggtggtggcgcagtggatggagcatcggactgggatgccgaggacccaggttcgagaccccgaggtcgccagcttgagtgcgggctcatctggtttgagcaaaaaaaagctcaccatgttggacccaaggtccctggctcaagtgaggggttcctcggtctgctgaaggcccatggtcaaggcgcatatgagaaagcaatcaatgaacaactagggtgtcgtggtgcgcaaggaaaaactaatgattgatgcttctcatctctcccttcctgtctgtccctctctctgactctctgtctctgtaaaaaaaaaaaaaaaaaaaaaaaaaaagaaagaaaaaaatatatatcactaaTACAAAATAACTCCCAAGGAGGATGGTGTCATAAAAagaattctagccctggccaggtagctcagttggttagtgtcgtctccatgcaccaaggttgcaagtttgatcccaggtcagggcacatataagaatcacccaatgaatgcataaataagtagaacaacaaattgaggtttctccctctctctaaaataaaatttaaaaaaatgttctggcTTGGCTTAAATAGCCTCTATTGTCATTTACAGGGTAAGCAATTAAGTATATGTAAGCATCAGCAAATTGCTTAATATGTCCAATTTTAGGTTTTCCTTTCTAGTAATATACAGTATGATAGGATCAAATAATAGCTTATGTTCGCTCTGGGTCAGGAATTCCTGAGGAGGTTGGTTAGGTAGTTCTGCTCAGTATCTCATGAGGTTGCAATCAGATGCTACCTGGGAATGCACTTAgtctgaaggcttgactggggctggACAATTTTAATCTCTAAGATGGCTCCCTAACATGGCTAGCAAGTTGATGCTGGCTGTTAGGAGACCTCAGTTCCTCTCCACAAGGCTGCCTAAGTGAATTCATGATGTGATGGCTGACTTCCCCCAGAGTAAATCATCCAAGCCTACAAGTCAGATGCAGTTAATGCCTTTTATGATCTAGACTCAGAAGTTGTACACACtcacttctgccatattctattgGCCACACATAACAGCCTGTTTCATTGTGGGAGGGAACTACATAGTTCATTAATATCAGAAGGCAAGAATCAGTGGGGCTATCTCAGGAGCTGGCTACTACCAATGTGTAAAAGtactttgtaaactgtaaaatgCTATACAGATGCTCAgtggtattttatatatatacaatgaccCAATAAACCCAGAATATCACCTTAACACCTGTTACCCTATTTAAAATATTCCCATATAGGAATTGACTTCTCCGGAGCATGGCATAATGCAGTGATTATCAATTCATCTACCATAGCACACTTGGGAACCTCTAGCTTCACGGATATACCATCAAATTTAGCTTACTACTTAGCTTATTTTTACTACAAGTGAGGTTAGATTATTATAGTGGTGTCTTTCAGAAGGAACTTTGGCCTAAGTCATGTGACACCATGGATCATTAGGTATGACTTGGCACAatttcaagatttaaaaattaagtggtagccctggccaaatagcttggttggttagagttgcccggaagcacagaggttgccggtttgatccccggtcagagcacataaaaggacaaattgatgttcctgtctctcccttcctctcttgctaagataaaaaattaaaattaataaagaaaagaattaagtGGTAAAGATGGTGTGTTTTCTGCAATGTCTGAGAATTTTGCCTACGGACATATCAAAGTTGAGTAAACACCCAAGTAAAAAGAGCTTGGAGTTGATCAATAATAGTTATGCAGTGGCTAACATAAATTTAGCACAGTTAGACACTTTTCTAAGGGTTTTTGAAGTGTGACATTATTTAAGCATTGCAAGAACCCAATGAGGAGGTTCtattacagaggaggaaactaggGACAGAAAGGTTTAATAATTTGCCCAAATCATAAATCTAGTGATTGAATACTTGGGCCAGGAGTCAATGCTGGCAGTCTAGATCCAGAGCAAGGACTCAACCTTTacactttattattttcactAAATTATGAGCTTTGGTATTCTGCTGCCTTCTTCAACAATCCTCTGAAAATCAAGATTCTCAACTCTTGGAAACATCAAATGCTCTAGTTCAAAACCTTAGAATtatgcttccctcctcccctcaacaCATATCCAATCTGTCAGAAAATCCTGTTGGCTAGAAGCTAAATTGTTACCACCTAACACAACCATGGATTACTGCAATAATTCTTTAACTGATCTTGCTTTTCCTTGCCAGTCTATAGTTAGGTCTCTCACAACAGCCAgagtgaatttttaaaacgtTGTCAAGTCATATCAAGTGTCTACTCAGAACTCTGCAGTGGCTTTTCAGTGATGCCTTTCTTGTCCCAgcttatttaaaactgaaaatccTATTATCGCTATCCCCGTTCCCTGATCTATTATCTCTATAACACTTATCACTATGTatcataacatttatttatttattttattttaatttaaaagtttattagcCATAGAAAAAAAGTGATTCCTTAAAATCAATTCTCATCAAGTTCCCTGTAAAACAGTACGCTTAAAGAAGATTTTTTTCATGAACAGAAAAATCAGTATGCTTTTGGTCCAAgatatattgttttttcttcttcttcagatgaCAGATGGATGTAGCCAAATCTATGAACGAGTGTACTTGCCCCAAAGTGCAACATAAATACAGAAGCGATGAACAGAAGACGCATAACCAATGCTGAAACAGGGCCAACTTAGAGGCCGGGCGAATCCTCCCCGTGGAAACGCcacatatcccccccccccctccccccggtgcCCGCGGAGGTCGTGCGGCCCGCGCTTCTTGTTCCGCAGCTGGCGTTCTTCCTCTGCCGGACCGTGGAACCCGCCGCCCGGGCGGCCACTGCTTTACTGGGAGTGCGTCCTGAGGGGCCGTTAGTGCCACTGGGGGTAGGACCAGGCATGCTGGAAACTGATGGCAGGGGACCGAAGcccataacattttttaaatcacaacatATTGTTTATTATCTACTCTCATTTGAAAGCAAGTACtgtatctttatcttttttctggcTGATTCCTCAAGTCTACAATAgagcctggtacatagtaagcgctcagtaaatattcattgaataaatgaatacgtTTATATTTGTTGATTTGGATGAAAATTTATGAGCAAGTTGGGTACTGATCAGTTAACGATTGAGCATTTCCTATGTCTAATCTTTCTGCATGTCTCATTTAATCCGCACCACCACCAATGATGTCATCTATTACCATTTCGACTTTACAGAGTAGAATACTGATGAACATACGTGTATTCCACAACAAAAAATTCTTCAGTTGACTTGGATTTTATTTCCCTAGGCATGCTTCTTCATAAAGGAACTGGACTGAGTAAGAATGCCTCTTGACCAGCCCTTCGAAAGCGGGCACGCGTCTAAGTAAACTGGGATTGCGGAGCTTGGCGTCCACAGTTACCCTTAGCAACAGCACGCCCACGCCCGACAACCAGAAAGGGGCATCAGGCAGAAGGCCGAGCCTTTCACACTCACAGACACCTATTAAATTCCGAACTCAGAACCGTATCAGAACGCTGACCCATCACCAGTAGTTAATAAAACATCTAAGTTAAAACGGTAACGAGGTGACACAGCCACCACAGAAGGTATCCAGCTTCCGCCGCCATCAAGCGACCAATTGAGAAGGGGCGGAGCTGCGCAGAAACACCGACGAGCTGCCTCGCGCAGCTTCCGTGGAGCCGGACTAATTTAACAGCCCCCACGCCCATCCCGGAAGTGGGGCGGAGCTAATAAAGCGTCCGAGCCTAGTGAACGGAAGTGGCTGTTGGAGGCTTTAATGTACCTTTAAATTCCATTCTGTTTTGAGACTTCAGCCTTTTCTGCCGGAGCCGGGTTTCGCGTGACGAATGGCTCTGGACGTGAAGTCGCGAGCAAAGCGTTATGAAAAGCTGGACTTCCTCGGGGAGGGACAGGTGAGGCTCTCGGGGATTCGCGGCATCCTGAGTCGCCTTGCGTCTTCACAGGTTTTCTCGTGCAAGCCGAGTCCTCGTTCTCTTTGGCCGAGGCTGGCCAGACGCAGCTGCTGTCCCCATGTCCACCCTGAGCGGCCCTCTCCTTCCTGAATACAGACGGAACGCGACgtgcaccccccacccacccacccacccacttctTTCAAGCTGACTCGAGTCCGCTCTTAAGAACCCTGGATTCTTTGCTTCCCAAAATCTAAAGTAAAAAGGCAAGCACAAACTAGTTCCCAGAAACTTacgttatttttccttttctctctagtTTGCCACGGTTTACAAAGCCAGAGACAAGAACACCAATCAAATTGTCGCCATTAAAAAGGTGAATTACAGTTTGTTTTTTCGTTGTGTCTCTTGGAAGATGTAGGTGTGTGTGAGTTGGTGGATGGCGGTTTTACTGTTGGCTGTGCTCTGCTAATCAGGAGTTACTTATGTCATTATCAAAGAAAGCAGAATTCGTTAGTGTCTTGTGTAACAAGAACTCGGGTGCAAGTAGTTTTTTGTTCCGTTAattgaaatggaaatgaagaGAAAGCTATATGTTTGCTTTCTAAATTCAAACATTGGCGAAGGGGATAAATACTATCAGTCTGTTGGGTCCTCAgggctatttaattttatttatttgtttttgaagagagagacaggaagattgATCGccttctgtatgtgcctgactggggatcaaaccaagcAACCTgtgtgcttccagatgatgctctataACCAATCGAGCTACCCAGGGTTTCAGAGTTATTTAATGTAATGATCTTCCTGGCTCACTTTCTGCCTCATCTGCATCCACTCTGTGTATCATCTATTTTCTGTGTACAGATTTACCATGAGAGGCTTTCACCAACATTAACAATGTTGATAtgtgtgcattttaaaaaatgatttaggtagctttttttatttccattcattcaagaaacttaggttggccctggctggttggctcagcggtagagcatcagccctgagtgtggaagtccagggtttgattcccagccagggcacacaggagaagcactcatctgcttctccacccttcccgctcctttttttctcactatctctcttcccctccagcagccaaggctctattggaccAAAGttagccctggcactgaggaagcttcatggcctctgccttaggcgttagaatggctccagttgcaagggagcaaccctttagatgggcagagcatcagccccctggtgggcatgccggggtggatccctgttgggcacatgcaagagtctgtctctctgcctccgctcttctcacttcagaaaaataaaataaattaaaaaaagaaacttaacgTTATATTTAGGTAACTTTGTATATGCCAAGCACTTTCACCTAGGTTTTTAAATTTAACCCTCAAAACAGCCTTGTGAAATAGGGAAAGTAAGTGTTTCTATTTTACACTCAAGCACCTGAAGCTAAGATTAGATGACTTACTAAAATGATACAAGTAGTAATTTCTACTAGGGTTTAAATTCAGGTATCCTGCTGCCAGGTTGATCGCTCTCTTCCATACTACTGAAATCAATAACCCTCTCAAGGAGAGGCTGTTTTTCTCACATCTCAAGCCCTATCGTTGAGATAAGTGACCTCCACCTTCCTATTCATCCTGTTGCTACTTTAAATGTTTCTCCTTCAAAATCCCTAACTTCGTTGAAGCATATCCCCCTTATTCATTGAAcaccctctcttttttttgtataattattCCTGCcatcatttttctttacattttgctttttctgatatatctcacTTTCCAGCTTATGTTCTATAATCCAGCACTGTAGCTACTCCTTTGTAAAACCTTTAACTctcccaattttatttatttatatatatatattttttttttttttttaatttttttattttcttggtgacagagagagggacagatagggatagacagacaggaagagagagagatgagaagcatcatttcttcactgtggctttttagttgttcattaattgctttctcatatgtgccttgaccggggggctccagcagagtgagtgaccccttactcaagccagtgacctttgggctcaagccagcaaccatggggtcatgtttatagcttgaacaaggtgtcactcactctgctgtagcacccccccccccccgtcaaggcatatataagaatcagtGAATAATAAAGGTGCCcccaggaagaattgatgcttctcatatctctcccttcctgtttgtctctgtctctctttctgtcacaagaaaaacaatgaatacataaataagtggaacaacaaattgaagtctctctccctttctttccaaaatcaatcaattatttttaaaaaaagaactatggcTAGTATATTTGTAGAcattcattaaaaatgtatttactggccctggccggttggctcagcggtagagcgtcagcctggcgtgagggggacccgggttcgattcccggccagggcacataggagaagcgcccatttgcttctccagccccaccccctccttcctctctgtctctctcttcccctcccgcagctgaggctccattggagcaaagatggccccgggcgctggggatggctccttggcctctgccccaggcgctagagtggctctggtcgcggcagagcgacgccccagaggggcagagcgtcgcccctggtgggtgtgccgggtggatcccggtcgggcacatgcgggagtctgtctgactgtctctccccgtttccagcttcagaaaagtacaaaaaaaaaaaaaaatgtatttactgccctggccggttggctcagcggtagagtgttggcctggcgtgcaggtgtcccgggttcaatttcctgccagggcacacaggagaagcgcccatctgcttttctacccctccccctctccttcctctctgtctctctcttcccctcccgcagccaaggctccattggagcaaagatggccccagcgctggggatggctctgtggcctctgcctc is drawn from Saccopteryx leptura isolate mSacLep1 chromosome 1, mSacLep1_pri_phased_curated, whole genome shotgun sequence and contains these coding sequences:
- the KGD4 gene encoding alpha-ketoglutarate dehydrogenase component 4; translation: MMGSKMASASRVVQVVKPHTPLIRFPDRRDHPKPNASEVLRSAGLPSHASSISQHSKGSKSQDWLMHQGPPDTAEIIKALPQKYRRKLVSQEEMEFIQRGGPE